From the Brassica napus cultivar Da-Ae chromosome A8, Da-Ae, whole genome shotgun sequence genome, one window contains:
- the LOC125577276 gene encoding U-box domain-containing protein 34-like produces MAMAESEKEKSRVAIETAVAAHRIAELEAQKTKHIIEENNKSVVKTTDLRYRKYIIEEIEEATEDFSPSRKIGEGGYGPVYKGTLDFTQVAIKVLRPDAAQGRSQFQQEVEVLTSMRHPNMVLLLGACPEYGCLVYEYMANGSLDDCLFRRGNSPALSWQLRFRIAAEIATGLHFLHQMKPEPLVHRDLKPGNILLDQHYVSKISDVGLARLVPPSVADTATQYRMTSTAGTFCYIDPEYQKTGMLGTKSDIYSFGIMLLQILTAKPPMGLTYHVERAIENRTFAEMLDPSVPDWPLEEALVAAKLAVQCAELRRKDRPDLGNVVLPELNRLKTLAEESMLPTNIGGSKRPTRNRNNNIYIKSPLSTTSLHV; encoded by the coding sequence ATGGCAATGGCTGAGAGTGAGAAAGAAAAGAGCAGAGTAGCCATTGAAACTGCAGTAGCAGCTCACAGAATAGCAGAACTTGAAGCTCAAAAGACAAAGCATATTATTGAGGAAAATAACAAGTCTGTAGTGAAAACAACTGATTTGAGatacagaaaatatataattgaggAGATTGAAGAAGCCACTGAAGATTTTTCACCGAGTCGAAAGATTGGAGAAGGAGGCTATGGTCCTGTTTACAAGGGAACACTGGATTTTACTCAAGTGGCAATAAAAGTACTAAGACCAGACGCAGCACAGGGAAGGTCTCAGTTCCAGCAAGAGGTTGAAGTGTTAACCTCTATGAGACATCCAAACATGGTTCTCCTACTTGGAGCATGTCCGGAATACGGATGTTTAGTCTATGAATACATGGCAAACGGTAGCTTAGACGACTGTCTTTTCAGACGAGGAAACTCTCCAGCCCTTTCTTGGCAGCTAAGATTTCGCATAGCTGCTGAAATCGCAACCGGTCTTCATTTCCTCCACCAGATGAAACCGGAGCCTCTGGTGCACCGTGACCTTAAACCAGGAAACATTTTGCTTGACCAGCATTACGTCAGCAAGATCTCTGATGTTGGCTTGGCCAGGCTAGTCCCTCCATCGGTTGCTGACACTGCAACTCAATATAGAATGACGTCAACAGCTGGAACATTCTGTTACATTGATCCAGAATACCAGAAGACCGGCATGTTGGGGACTAAATCAGACATTTACTCGTTTGGGATTATGCTTTTGCAAATACTTACAGCTAAGCCACCAATGGGTTTGACTTATCACGTCGAGAGAGCAATCGAAAACAGAACTTTCGCTGAGATGTTAGACCCTTCTGTGCCTGACTGGCCACTCGAAGAGGCCTTGGTTGCCGCCAAACTTGCTGTACAGTGTGCTGAGTTAAGACGCAAAGACAGACCTGACTTGGGGAATGTTGTTTTGCCTGAGCTTAACAGACTCAAGACACTAGCTGAAGAAAGCATGCTCCCCACTAACATTGGCGGAAGCAAACGACCTACAAGGAACCGGAATAATAATATCTACATCAAAAGTCCATTGTCCACGACTTCACTACATGTATGA
- the LOC106418776 gene encoding U-box domain-containing protein 35-like, whose protein sequence is MMKSGEKREEIITLAIDRDKESQNALKWTVDNLVSKGQTLTLLHVKLKQFPSLPYSGSYPNRSGDDGTELFLPFRCYCARKDVLCQDVIVEDISAAKGILDYVQKNAIETLVLGASKMNLLRFKAADVSNTVMKRAPSFCTVYSISKGKISSMKSATSSLPNSTMRSNMNVERRQHTMHRIHDEIQIEIKSPFMRRGYEGRYQPSMTDSDISFVSSGRPSVDLMFPSFDDHIEVPRLSVNSDYEENRISFATSSSSDKQSIDLGSSYTAFSSSSGRPSCSLSTQDEIEAEMRKLKMELKHTMDMYNSACKEAISAKKAVCLYV, encoded by the exons ATGATGAAAAGCGGcgagaaaagagaagaaatcATTACATTGGCCATCGACAGAGACAAAGAGAGTCAGAACGCATTGAAATGGACGGTAGACAACCTTGTTAGCAAAGGCCAGACTCTTACTCTTCTTCACGTCAAACTCAAACAGTTCCCTTCTCTTCCCTATTCAG GGTCTTACCCAAATAGGTCAGGCGATGACGGGACAGAATTGTTTCTTCCATTCCGCTGCTATTGTGCTAGAAAAGAC GTCCTCTGCCAAGACGTGATTGTGGAGGACATAAGTGCGGCTAAAGGAATACTTGATTATGTTCAAAAGAATGCAATCGAGACTCTAGTACTCGGTGCATCCAAAATGAATCTTTTAAGGTTCAAAGCAGCGGATGTTTCAAACACCGTCATGAAAAGGGCACCGAGTTTCTGTACAGTTTATTCAATCTCTAAAGGAAAAATCTCCTCCATGAAGTCTGCAACATCTTCACTTCCCAACTCCACTATGCGGAGCAATATGAATG TTGAAAGGAGGCAACATACAATGCATAGAATACATGACGAGATCCAGATAGAGATTAA GTCTCCCTTTATGAGAAGAGGATACGAAGGCAGATACCAGCCCTCAATGACAGACTCCGACATATCATTTGTGAGTAGTGGAAGACCAAGCGTGGATCTTATGTTCCCTTCCTTTGATGACCATATTGAGGTTCCCCGCCTCTCAGTCAACTCTGATTATGAAGAAAATCGTATTAGTTTTGCGACCTCATCCTCTTCGGATAAGCAGTCCATCGATCTTGGCTCTTCATATACAGCCTTCTCTTCAAGCTCCGGGAGACCTTCATGTTCCCTATCTACCCAA GATGAGATTGAAGCCGAGATGAGAAAGCTGAAAATGGAGCTAAAGCATACAATGGACATGTATAACAGTGCATGCAAGGAAGCAATCTCTGCTAAGAAGGCGGTATGTTTGTATGTTTAA